The genomic region GCCCCGTGGCTTACTCCTCCCTCCGCAGTCGCCTGCCTTGCCGACACTTGGCGCCCCGTCTATAATGTGCCGACACGCTACTGCGACGCGAAGCAGCGCGAGTCTGTGCACTGCAGGCCATCACCGGGACCTCGGCAGCGCCCCGGTTCACTTACGGATGAAACCATGATCGCACTGATTGACTACGGGATGGGCAACCTCGGCAGCGTCTCCAAGGCCCTGGCGAGGGTAGGCTGCGAGGCGCGAATCACCGATGACCCCGACGTTGTCGTCGGCGCAGACGGTGTCGTCTTGCCCGGCGTCGGCGCCTTCGACGACTGCATCACGAACCTCACCGACCGGGGCCTCGCCGCCGCCGTCAAGAAGGCCGTCGCTGCAGGCACTCCCTTCCTCGGAATCTGCCTGGGCCTGCAGATGCTCTTCGACTCCAGCGAGGAAGGCAAGCTCCCCGGTCTGGGCATCATCCCCGGCAAGGTCGTCCGCTTCACTCACGACCTCAAGATCCCGCAGATCGGCTGGAACCAAATCGACCTCAAGCTGCCCGCACCGCATCTCAAGGACGTGCCCGACAAGTCCTGGGTCTACTTCGTCCACTCCTACTACGTGGTCCCCGAGGACCCCTCCATCGCAGCCACCACCACTGACTACGGCTACGAGTTCGTGAGCGCGATCTGGAAGGACAACATCTTCGCCTCGCAGTTCCACCCCGAGAAGAGCCAGGCGGTGGGGTTGAAGATCCTGAGCAACTTCGCCGCCTTCGTTGAGGGGTAGGCCCGTCTCCAGCAATCACACTTCCGGGAGCCAGTCCATGCTCATCCTGCCCGCCATTGACCTGTCGGACGGTAAGTGCGTTCGCCTCAAGCAAGGCGACATGAACCAGAAGACCGTCTTCTCCGATGACCCCGCGCAGATGGCGGTTCGCTGGGCCGACGCCGGTGCTCAGGTGCTGCACCTCGTCGACCTCGACGGTGCCATGGTCGGTCGCTCGGCGAACCTGGAGGCCGTCGAACGCATCCTCAAGGCCATCAGGATCCCCGTTGAGCTTGGTGGAGGCCTGCGGACCCGCGACGACGTCGCTCGCGTGCTTGATCTGGGTGTGAAGTGGGCCATCATGGGCACCAGCGCGCTCTCGAAGCCCCAGGAACTGAAGCGCTGCCTCAAGGAGTTCGGCGACCGCATCACCGTTGGCATCGACGCCCGCGACGGCCGCGTGGCGGTCCAGGGATGGACGGAAACCAGCGACGTCTCGGCTCTCGACCTCGCTCGCAAGATGGAGGAACTGGGCGTCCGCCGGATCATCTTCACCGACATCGCCACCGACGGCATGCTGGCCGGTCCCAATGTCGAGAGCACTCGCGCCCTGGCCGAGGCCGTGTCCGTGGACATCATCGCCTCCGGCGGCGTAACTACCCTCAATGACCTTCGTGTCCTCAAGGCCCTGGAGCCCCTGGGCGTCGTCGGCGCCATCGTCGGTCGCGCCCTCTACAGCGGCACCATCGACCTCGCCGAGGCAATCGCCGAGGCCGGCTCCTAAGGCCGCAGTTGCCCACAACCTATCGCCGGAATCAGAGGCGGCACGAAGTGCCTTGCGCACCCGTGCCGCCTTTCGCGTTCTGCCTTCGGTCCCGCTGCGACTATTCGCCCACTACCTCGTAAGTGCCCCGACCGGTTCCGCCAAAGGTCACCTGACCTGCCGTTACCTGCTCCGGACTCACCGTCAGGCCGCCCGAGCAGGACACCCAGGGACGGTTTCGGTAGGGCGCGGTGAAGCTGATCGTCTCGCCGGGGAAGGCCTCGCCGACCAGCCGGCGCTCCTGGTTCGCGTTGCTGCGAGCGTCGTAGGCGTACACGCCCAGGATTGCCACAGGACGATCCGTCGCCTCAAGCCGGACCGTGTGCCAGCCGAAGCCAAGCCCCAGGATGCCCTTGCGATTCTCAAGGAAGTTCTGTTTCTGGTCGAGGTCGACGAAGGGCACGTTGGTCGCCTGCACCAGCCTCTCCACACCATCCACCAGCACCCGCAGCGTTCCACCCTCGGCAGCATCCACATAGGCCACCGACAGATCGGTGCACAGCGAGTTCACCGTGAAGGCCTGACCCGGCTGCAGGACCGCCTGCTGCGATCCGTAGGGGGAGCCCCAGTCCGAAGCGAAGGGCTCAACCTTCGTGCCTGCCAGGTCCCAGCGAGGGTTGCTGACCGGGATAGACTGGCGCCCCGGACACACCTTCGCATCGACCGCACTGAGGTGAGCGCCCGTCCCGGCGAACTCCAGGATGTGGCGGTCACCGAGCCGGCAATTCCCCACCCGCTGCACAGAGTTGCGGAGGTTCCGGCCCATGTTGAGACCGCGAGAGGGCACCTCCTTGCCGTCCACGTAGACCTTGGTCGGCCCTTCCTGTGCCGAGCCCCAGCAGTTCATCACCGTGTCCTCAAAGATGAACCTGTTGTTCTTCAGCCGCGGGCTCTTGTCGTCGAAGGTCAGCATCTCACCTTCCCAGCCATAGCTGTTCGGATGCATGCGCTCGGGAAGCTGAAGCTGCGCCTGGCCTGCCTCGATTGGGTCCCAGCACTCGAAGGCCTTCTCCAGTTGCTTGAACCACATGTAGTGCGCCGCCGCCTGCGGGTGTCCGTCCGAGGGCACCAGTGCATTCCGGCTGCACCAACGCATCAGCCCGTCTTCGATGACGTCGTAGTCCATCACCGGAATCTGATACCGCAGTGCCAGGGCCGCCAGGTCGCCCACGTTAGGCGTGTAGCTCCCGGAGTTCTGGAACTGGCAGAACAGGAACTCGGTCCCGGGGTAGTGGCGCTGGATCCACCGGATCATGCCCTCGAAGACCGCCGCCTCGTCGGGGGTGTCGGTCTTCTCATTTGCGCCGCTGCCGAAGATCACCAGGTCCGGCCTCGGTCCTTCCGGCCGAGTGAACAGCTCCGGGTACAGCTCTTGCCAGGTCTTGCCGGTCGGGTGGCCGTTCGCGTCCTCACCCGGTGGCAGCGACAGCGAGCAGTACTCCGCCAGCCCCGAGTGCGCCTCACCCACACAGGAGCCGTCGCAGGCCATGAAGTTGAGACAGATCTTGCTCACCGGCAGGTTGAACTTGCGCATTAGCTCCAGCCGCAGGCGGCCTGCGTAGTCGTGATAGTGCTGCCACCAGCCGATGTACCCGTCCAGATCGGGACGCCCCACCTTCGAGCCGTCGAAGTTGCCCTCGGCCAGCGGCTGCTTGAAGGTCGGCGAGGCTGGGTCCTCGTCATAGGGGTACATCTTCGGGTTCGCGCTGCCGCGGTCGATGCTCGACCCCATGAGCAGGATGTGGATCGGCTCGCCTTTCCACAGCTTCTGAATCGTGCGCGGAAGATACCGGTACTGCGGCCCCATCGGGCGACCGGGCAGATCCGCCGCTTCGCGCACCGAGAGCGTCGTCTCGGTTCCCTTCACCAGACACGGCGACCACACCCACACGTTCGCCGCTCCCGCGTTCTCGAACTCCACCTGGACCGCCACGGTGTTGATGTCCTCGGAGTGTGACACGTTCTCGTTGTGGAACCGGCCAACGACCTCCACATCGGAGACTCGCAGCTCCACGGCGCCCACCTGGTCCGACTGCGCTTCCTTACTCGCCGCCACCACCAGCTCACCCCGCGAGTGCCGGGGGAAGGGCCGCTTGTCGGCGAAGCCAAAGTCGGCCGGCGACCAGGTGCCGTCCTCGCTATCGAGCTTCAGCACCTTCACGCGGGCTCGAAGCGTACCGGCTGCAGGCTGGTATCCGCCGACGACCAGGCTGAGATGGTCGCCGTGCGAGAGGCCCACCTCCGGCAAGGTCGCAAACTGCCACAGCTTCTTGCCGGGCGCAATCGAGACGAGGCCCTGGTTCCCGTAGGCCGGGCGCACCGCCGGGTCAACATGAGAGGGCCGTGTCACCGTGATGTCGCCCCAGGCGTCGGTGTTCCAGAAGGCGACGTTGTGCGAGCTGAAGCTGACCTTGTCTCCCAGCCGGTGGTTCTCGAAGGGGTGGAAGGCGAACTGCGGATTGGTCAGAAGATTGCTGGGTGGAGCAGACTGGGCGTGGGCAGCGGTAAGGCCGAGAGCCAAAGCAGCGACGGGAAGGAGCATGCGCATGGGTAAGCCACCTGGAGAACGGGATGGAAACAGGTTGGTAAGATTCTCCCCCTCGCGCGCCCTTCCTCCTCTGTCTCGTTTGCCCTGTTTGGCTACCTTTGCTATACTTCCCCCTGGCACTGATCGTGACCAGCGACGGCACCCGGGGAGCTGGTGCAAGATGCGCCTGTTTCGACGGAGCACGCCACAGACACCACGCGCCAGGTTCCGTGCCGGTACGCAGGCTCTGAACGCCGGGCGCTATGATGAGGCCGTAGCCCTGCTGACGGCTGTGTGCAAGGACGCGCCCGACAACCTTGGTGCCTTGCTCAATCTGGGCCTCGCCTACCACCGCCTGGGGCAGCATACCAAGGCGATCCAGGCCTTCGAGCGGGTCCACGAGCTCAATCCCCGCGAGCCGCGTGCCTACCTCAATCGAGCTGCCGCTGAGAACGCCCTGGGGCACCTCGACAAGGCCGAGCAGGCTCTCCTGCAGGCTCTGGAGATCGATCCGCGGCAGGTCGGCGTGCACTACAATCTCGCCGTGATCCACCTGAAGCGCAACCAGTACGCGAACGCCATGGCCGAGATGGAGCTTGAGTTGGCGGTCAACCCCGGTCATCGTGAGACCGAGATCGCCCTCCGAGCCCTGCGAGAACGCTTGATGCTGCGCTGAGGCCTCACCCGGTCGCCTTCTTGCGACCGGTCCCGGCAGATTCCACGAGCACTGAGGTGTTCCATGCCCCCGGAAGAGATGGACGTCGGCAATGCGGAGATGGCCCAGTTCTGCCGCCAGTTCTCCAGCCTCATGCACGCCCAGGTCAACATCATCGACATCTTCGAGGCCCTGCGTGAGCAGACCGGCAGTGCCCTGCTCCGCGAGATTCTCGACCACGTGCGCGAGGATGTGGAGATGGGCCGTACGCTGGCCACGGCCTTCAGCCGCTACCCGCAGGTCTTCTCTCCCTTCTTCATCAGCATGATCCGCCAGGGCGAGCTTGAGGGTGAGCTCGATCGCATCCTCACCGACCTTGCGACGCACTTCGAGACGCGCCTGGAGGATGGCGTCGATGCAACCCGACGCCGTGACACAGGCGGCTTTGACCTCGAGGGCATTGCCTCCGTCTTCCAGTGGATCTTCATCTGGTTCTCCGCGCTCCTGGGCTTCTGCGCCTTCGGCGGAGGCCTTGTCTATTACGCGACCGACATGGGTGCCATTCCCGGCCGGGTGCCCGCCAATATCGCCCTCTTCGTCGGCGTCATCATGTTCCTCGGAGTCCTGGTCTTCACCCGTGGCCGCCGTCGTCGAAGGGGGTAACCGCTGGCCGGGCCGAACCGCTTCCGTGGGGTTTCGTCTGATATGATGACAGGGGATACTTACAGGTAGACCCTGAGATCAGACGGGCGGAGGGGAGTGGGAAGCATGACACGGCTGACACCGACCGTCCTTGCACTATCGCTTCTTTTGCTCGTGGCGCTGGCCGCTGCGCAGGCCGACGGCACTACTGCGACACCCCAAACTGGCCAGTACCAGTTCTTCAATGAGGGCGGCTCCACGAGCCGTGCTATACCCAAACTCGGAGCCGGTGCCATCGGCATTCGCACACAGCCCGCTCCCGGCTCCTTCACCTGGCGCGGCGGCACTGACTACGTGCCTGGCCTGGGCCCCGGAAGCCTCATGCACACCGTGAAGCCCGGCACCGGTCAGCAGGCCACGCCACAGCAGCTCTTCGGCCCCGGCGGGATCCTCGAGTACAACCCGCCCTTGCCCTCCGGCTCATACCCCTTCAAGACGTACGACAACTACTTCTACTCCTACCCTTCCAACGACCCGCGCTGGAACCGGGGCTACAACAACTACAACAACTACGCCCCCTACGGGACAGACCAGTCAGGCTATGGCGCCTGGTACCCGCCCGCGACGCAGGGCGCAGGCACTGCCGCTACCACGCCGACCACTGGTGCCGCCAACACGCAGGCCAACACCGAGCAGCCCGCCGCGATCACCTGGAACGGCCTGCTCTACGTCCCGACCCGCGACTACTTCCTTGCCCTCGGAGTCACCGCCTACTGGGACGAGACCCGGCGCAGCGCCGTCGCCGTCCTCAAGGATGGGCGAACGGTGGTCCTGCCCCTGGAGGGGACCACGCTCTACGTCGACAATAAACCCGTCACTATGACAGCCGGCACCGCCGTGATCGGCGGAGTGATGATGGTTCCGATGCTGGCTCTCTCGGAAGCTCTGAGCATCTCTCTCCAGTATGACGAGGCCAGCGGCATGGTCTACCTGGTTCCCCTGCCGACACCGGCCGCAAGAACCGAGACGAAGCCTGCGACCGAGACCAAGCCCGCAACCGCAAGCCGGGGCGGAACCGGCCAGACTCCCTGACGTCCGCGAGACTCTTCCTGACCTTCCCGCCTCCTGACGCTCACGGGGACAGCGCCCACAAGGGCCTGTCCCCGCTGAGTGTCTACGACCCTCTCGTCGGCCGAGAAGGGACCCCGCACCTTCGCGGAGAAGGGGACACCCCAGTTCGTCCAACCTACGTCTACCGGATTGGCAGGTTCAGCCATGCCCGAAGCCCTCGCCCATGTGACACGCGGTGACTTGATCGAGTGCATCCATTACGGTGACCTTGCAGTCTGCGACGCCGCCGGCAAGCTCGTGGCTTCCGTCGGCGATCCCTCGCGCCGGGTCTACTGGCGCTCTTCCGCCAAGCCGATTCAGGCCCTTGGCGTCGTGCAGAGCGGGGCAGCGGATCGCTTCGCTTTCACTGCCCGCGAGTTGTCCGTGTGCTGCGCCTCCCACAGCGGCTCAGCAGAGCATGTGGAGACCGTCCGCGGCATCCTCGCCAAGATCGGCCTCGATGAGACCGCGCTGCAGTGCGGCACTCACTGGCCGGGTGACACGGCCGAGCGCAACCGGCTCATCAAGGCCGACGCAAGTCCCTCTCCGGTCCACAACAACTGCTCCGGCAAGCACAGCGGCATGCTGGCCTCGACCGTAGCCTGGGGAGCCGACCCGGGCGGCTACCTCGCCCTCGACCACC from Armatimonadia bacterium harbors:
- the hisH gene encoding imidazole glycerol phosphate synthase subunit HisH, translating into MIALIDYGMGNLGSVSKALARVGCEARITDDPDVVVGADGVVLPGVGAFDDCITNLTDRGLAAAVKKAVAAGTPFLGICLGLQMLFDSSEEGKLPGLGIIPGKVVRFTHDLKIPQIGWNQIDLKLPAPHLKDVPDKSWVYFVHSYYVVPEDPSIAATTTDYGYEFVSAIWKDNIFASQFHPEKSQAVGLKILSNFAAFVEG
- a CDS encoding copper amine oxidase N-terminal domain-containing protein; amino-acid sequence: MTRLTPTVLALSLLLLVALAAAQADGTTATPQTGQYQFFNEGGSTSRAIPKLGAGAIGIRTQPAPGSFTWRGGTDYVPGLGPGSLMHTVKPGTGQQATPQQLFGPGGILEYNPPLPSGSYPFKTYDNYFYSYPSNDPRWNRGYNNYNNYAPYGTDQSGYGAWYPPATQGAGTAATTPTTGAANTQANTEQPAAITWNGLLYVPTRDYFLALGVTAYWDETRRSAVAVLKDGRTVVLPLEGTTLYVDNKPVTMTAGTAVIGGVMMVPMLALSEALSISLQYDEASGMVYLVPLPTPAARTETKPATETKPATASRGGTGQTP
- a CDS encoding tetratricopeptide repeat protein — its product is MRLFRRSTPQTPRARFRAGTQALNAGRYDEAVALLTAVCKDAPDNLGALLNLGLAYHRLGQHTKAIQAFERVHELNPREPRAYLNRAAAENALGHLDKAEQALLQALEIDPRQVGVHYNLAVIHLKRNQYANAMAEMELELAVNPGHRETEIALRALRERLMLR
- a CDS encoding type II secretion system F family protein — its product is MPPEEMDVGNAEMAQFCRQFSSLMHAQVNIIDIFEALREQTGSALLREILDHVREDVEMGRTLATAFSRYPQVFSPFFISMIRQGELEGELDRILTDLATHFETRLEDGVDATRRRDTGGFDLEGIASVFQWIFIWFSALLGFCAFGGGLVYYATDMGAIPGRVPANIALFVGVIMFLGVLVFTRGRRRRRG
- the hisA gene encoding 1-(5-phosphoribosyl)-5-[(5-phosphoribosylamino)methylideneamino]imidazole-4-carboxamide isomerase codes for the protein MLILPAIDLSDGKCVRLKQGDMNQKTVFSDDPAQMAVRWADAGAQVLHLVDLDGAMVGRSANLEAVERILKAIRIPVELGGGLRTRDDVARVLDLGVKWAIMGTSALSKPQELKRCLKEFGDRITVGIDARDGRVAVQGWTETSDVSALDLARKMEELGVRRIIFTDIATDGMLAGPNVESTRALAEAVSVDIIASGGVTTLNDLRVLKALEPLGVVGAIVGRALYSGTIDLAEAIAEAGS
- a CDS encoding SGNH/GDSL hydrolase family protein: MRMLLPVAALALGLTAAHAQSAPPSNLLTNPQFAFHPFENHRLGDKVSFSSHNVAFWNTDAWGDITVTRPSHVDPAVRPAYGNQGLVSIAPGKKLWQFATLPEVGLSHGDHLSLVVGGYQPAAGTLRARVKVLKLDSEDGTWSPADFGFADKRPFPRHSRGELVVAASKEAQSDQVGAVELRVSDVEVVGRFHNENVSHSEDINTVAVQVEFENAGAANVWVWSPCLVKGTETTLSVREAADLPGRPMGPQYRYLPRTIQKLWKGEPIHILLMGSSIDRGSANPKMYPYDEDPASPTFKQPLAEGNFDGSKVGRPDLDGYIGWWQHYHDYAGRLRLELMRKFNLPVSKICLNFMACDGSCVGEAHSGLAEYCSLSLPPGEDANGHPTGKTWQELYPELFTRPEGPRPDLVIFGSGANEKTDTPDEAAVFEGMIRWIQRHYPGTEFLFCQFQNSGSYTPNVGDLAALALRYQIPVMDYDVIEDGLMRWCSRNALVPSDGHPQAAAHYMWFKQLEKAFECWDPIEAGQAQLQLPERMHPNSYGWEGEMLTFDDKSPRLKNNRFIFEDTVMNCWGSAQEGPTKVYVDGKEVPSRGLNMGRNLRNSVQRVGNCRLGDRHILEFAGTGAHLSAVDAKVCPGRQSIPVSNPRWDLAGTKVEPFASDWGSPYGSQQAVLQPGQAFTVNSLCTDLSVAYVDAAEGGTLRVLVDGVERLVQATNVPFVDLDQKQNFLENRKGILGLGFGWHTVRLEATDRPVAILGVYAYDARSNANQERRLVGEAFPGETISFTAPYRNRPWVSCSGGLTVSPEQVTAGQVTFGGTGRGTYEVVGE